A single window of Hyla sarda isolate aHylSar1 chromosome 2, aHylSar1.hap1, whole genome shotgun sequence DNA harbors:
- the CCDC89 gene encoding coiled-coil domain-containing protein 89, with protein MPGESGDSVRGVSSPLWDEKTEMGMLRSRLDEQSQLICLLKRRADDSLLRCQDLERDNRELEKRSADTEGQLTAERRRGEQLEERFGILAANHQDMIRFKDEYKRQNEKLRAECERLREGTDPELLEKERNVQDLRAQLQAAVTELREAEERKRDELREAEERRRAEVEELRGISEASAGDISVLTQRLQLSEDTCHHLQEELCHLEEIHKTEQKEAERKMAELNKEKQDLLQLCMERGRTLQERQKEVAEITLRLQSAEKAHREAEERYRRDVTAVDADARIVELNTRLADGEKELEQLKREFEAFKKHSGELLAKERELNAKLRHLIG; from the exons ATGCCGGGGGAGTCCGGGGATTCGGTGCGCGGTGTCAGCTCCCCGCTGTGGGATGagaagacggagatggggatGTTGCGGTCCCGGCTGGACGAGCAGTCCCAGCTCATCTGCCTGTTGAAGCGGCGGGCGGATGACTCGCTGCTCCGGTGTCAGGACCTGGAGAGGGACAACCGGGAGCTGGAGAAACGGAGCGCGGACACCGAGGGACAGCTGACCGCGGAGAGGAGGCGGGGGGAGCAGCTGGAGGAGAGGTTCGGGATCCTGGCCGCCAATCACCAGGACATGATCCGCTTCAAAGACGAGTACAAGCGGCAGAACGAGAAGCTGCGGGCGGAGTGTGAGCGGCTGCGGGAGGGGACGGACCCGGAGCTGCTGGAGAAGGAGCGGAACGTCCAGGACCTACGAGCCCAGCTACAGGCGGCTGTGACCGAGCTCCGGGAGGCGGAGGAGAGGAAGCGGGACGAGCTCCGGGAGGCGGAGGAGAGGCGGCGGGCGGAGGTGGAGGAGCTCAGGGGGATCAGCGAGGCCAGCGCCGGGGACATCAGCGTCCTCACCCAGCGCCTGCAG CTTTCAGAGGACACATGCCACCACCTACAGGAGGAGCTGTGCCACTTAGAGGAGATACACAAAACGGAGCAAAAAGAAGCTGAAAGAAAGATGGCTGAATTGAATAAAGAGAAGCAGGACCTCCTACAGCTGTGCATGGAGCGAGGGCGTACTCTACAAGAGCGCCAGAAAGAAGTCGCTGAGATTACACTGCGTCTGCAGAGTGCGGAGAAGGCACACCGGGAGGCAGAAGAGCGCTATCGGAGAGATGTTACTGCTGTAGATGCTGATGCCAGAATTGTGGAGCTTAATACAAGACTGGCAGATGGTGAAAAAGAGCTGGAGCAACTTAAGCGAGAGTTTGAGGCCTTCAAAAAGCACAGCGGAGAACTGCTGGCCAAGGAGAGGGAACTGAACGCCAAACTCCGGCATCTGATTGGCTGA